In Beijerinckiaceae bacterium, the sequence CGGCGTCGGCGTGGCAGCAGCCGCGCTTTGCGCCTTTTGCGCCAGGATCATTTCATCCCGCATGGTGGCGACTCGCCGCAGCTTGGCCATCGCGGCGCCCGTGCCAGCCGGGATAAGCCGGCCGACAATGACGTTCTCCTTCAAGCCTTCGAGCGTATCGGCCTTGCCGTTGACGGCCGCCTCGGTGAGCACCCTGGTCGTCTCCTGGAAGGAGGCGGCCGAGATGAACGAGCGCGTCTGCAACGATGCCTTGGTGATACCGAGCAAGACCGGGGTTCCGGAAGCGGGCTTCTTGCCTGCCTCGAGCGCCCTGTTATTGGCCTCCTCCAATTCCACCTGATCGACCTGCTCGCCTGACAGAAACTCGGTATCGCCCGGATCGACGATATCGACCTTCTGCAGCATTTGCCGGACAATCACTTCTATATGCTTGTCGTTGATGCTGACGCCCTGCAAACGATAGACTTCCTGGATCTCGTTGACGAGATAGGCGGCGAGTTCTTCGACCCCCTTGATAGCCAGAATGTCGTGCGGTGCCGGATTTCCATCGACGATGTAATCGCCCTTTTCCACGACGTCGCCGTCCTGGAGATGGATGTGCTTGCCCTTCGGAATCAGATATTCGATCGGCTCCGAACCTTCTTCATTCGGAATGATCGAAATACGGGTCTTGTTCTTGTAGTCTCGTCCGAACTGCACCGTACCGGATGCCTCGGCGATGATGGCATGGTCTTTCGGCCGGCGCGCCTCGAAGAGTTCCGCGACCCGCGGCAAACCACCCGTGATGTCGCGCGTTTTGGCGGAGTCCATGGAGATACGCGCGATGATGTCGCCCGCCTGCACGGACGATCCCGGATCGACCGCGATGATCGAATCGACTGGCAGGGCGTAGCGCGCGTCGCCGCCGCGCTGCAGCTTGGCAATCTTTCCGTCCGGCGATTTGATCAGAATCGTCGGCTTCAAGGTCACGGAGCGCTGGTTCAGGCGCCAGTCGATGACCACGCGTTTGGCGATGCCGGTCGCCTCGTCGATGGTTTCGGTCAGCGAAGCGCCTTCGACAAGATCCTCGAAGCCGATCGTACCTGGCACTTCGGTCAGGATCGGCCTGGTATAGGGATCCCATTCGGCGATCCTCTGGCCGCGCTTGATCTTGTCGCCGTCGTCGACCTTGAGCCTTGCACCATATTGGATTCTATGGACCGCCCGTTCCACGCCGTCGGGACCTTCGACGACAATGGCGACGTTGCGGGCCATCACCATGAGATCGCCCTCGCTATTGCGGGCGAGATGCCGGTTGCGGATCTTGACCACCCCTTCGAAGTTAGATTCGATGAAGGACTGATCGGCGATCTGCGCCGCGCCACCGATGTGGAAGGTGCGCATCGTGAGCTGGGTGCCCGGCTCGCCGATCGACTGCGCGGCGATGACGCCGACAGCCTCGCCCATGTTGACTGGCGTTCCCCGCGCGAGATCGCGGCCGTAACATTTGCCGCATACCCCGTTCTTGGCTTCGCAGGTCAAGACCGAACGGATCTTCACCTCCTGGATCCCGGCCGCGTTGATGCGGTCGATGTGCCATTCCTGAATCATTTCGCCCGCTGCAACGATGATTGCGCCGCTGGCCTCTTTCAGATCCTCTGCCGTCGTGCGGCCAAGGATTCGAGTCGCGAGCGAGGCGACGATTTGGCCCGCGTCGATAATGGCGCGCATGCGAATCCCGTTTTCGGTTCCGCAATCCGTCGTGGTGATGATCGAATCCTGGGCGACGTCGACCAGGCGGCGGGTCAAATAACCGGAATTCGCGGTCTTCAAGGCGGTGTCGGCAAGACCCTTTCGTGCGCCGTGCGTCGAGTTGAAGTACTCGAGCACGGTCAGCCCTTCCTTGAAGTTCGAGATGATCGGCGTTTCGATGATCTCGCCCGAGGGCTTGGTCATCAAGCCGCGCATCGCCGCGAGCTGCTTCATTTGGGTTGGCGAACCGCGGGCCCCCGAATGCGACATCATATAGATCGAATTGATCGGCTTATCGCGGCCGAGGTCATCCTTCTCGACCGAGGAAATGCGCGCCATCATTTCTTCGGCGAGCTTGTCCGAACATTTCATCCAGACATCGACCACCTTGTTGTATTTTTCGCCTTGGGTGATCAGCCCGTCATTATACTGCTGCTCATATTCCTTAGCGAGCGCGCCGGTCTCGGCGATAATCCGCGGCTTCGTTTCCGGCACGACCATGTCGTCCTTGCCGAAGGAAATCCCGGCCTTGAAGGCTTCCCGGAACCCCAGCGCCATGATCCTGTCGCAGAAGATGACCGTCTCTTTCTGCCCGCAGTTGCGGTAGACGATGTCGATCATGTTCGAGATTTCCTTCTTGGTCATGAGCTTGTTCACGACATCGAATGGAATCTTGATGTGGTGCGGCAGCAGCTGACCGAGAATCATCCGTCCTGGCGTCGTCTCGAAAATCTTCGAGACCCGCTGTCCTTCGGCATCGAAGGTCCAGGCCCTACCCTTGACGCGGGTATGCAGCGTCACTGCCTTGGCGTGCAGCGCGTGCTCGATCTCGCCCATGTCGGCAAAGGCCATTCCCTGCCCCGGCTCGCCATCGCGCATCAATGAAACATAATAAAGACCAAGCACGATATCCTGCGACGGAACGATGATCGGCTGACCATTCGCCGGGTGCAGAATATTGTTGGTCGACATCATGAGCACGCGCGCTTCGAGCTGGGCCTCGAGCGAGAGCGGTACATGCACAGCCATCTGATCGCCGTCGAAGTCGGCGTTGAAGGCCGCGCAAACCAGCGGGTGCAATTGAATCGCCTTGCCTTCAATCAGCTTCGGCTCGAAAGCTTGAATGCCGAGACGGTGCAAGGTCGGCGCCCGGTTCAGCATGACCGGATGCTCGCGGATCACTTCGTCGAGAATATCCCAAACCTCGGGCTTTTCCTTTTCGACAAGCTTCTTGGCCTGCTTGACGGTTGCCGAGAGCCCCTTCGCGTCGAGGCGCGAATAGATAAAGGGCTTGAACAGCTCGAGCGCCATTTTTTTCGGCAAGCCGCATTGATGCAATTTGAGATCGGGACCGACAACGATCACGGAGCGGCCCGAATAATCGACCCGCTTGCCAAGCAGGTTCTGACGGAACCGGCCCTGCTTGCCCTTCAACATGTCGGCCAGCGACTTCAGCGGACGCTTGTTGGCGCCGGTGATGACGCGGCCGCGCCGGCCATTGTCGAACAAGGCGTCGACGGCCTCTTGCAGCATTCTCTTTTCATTGCGCACGATAATGTCGGGCGCGCGCAGTTCGATCAGCCTTTTGAGCCGATTGTTGCGGTTGATAACGCGGCGGTAAAGATCGTTGAGGTCCGACGTCGCGAAGCGCCCTCCGTCGAGCGGAACGAGCGGGCGCAGATCCGGCGGAATGACCGGCACTTCGGTCAGAATCATCCATTCCGGCTTGTTGCCGGAATGCATGAAGGCCTCGATAATTTTCAGCCGCTTCGCCAGCTTCTTCGGCTTTAGATCCGTCGTCGATTCGGCAATCTCGATCTTGAGCGATTCGGCGATGGCCGGCAGATTCATATTGCGCAGAATATCTCGAATCGCTTCGGCGCCGATAAGGGCGGTAAAGGAATCCTGGCCGTATTCATCTTGCGCCCGCAGATAATCGTCTTCATTCAGAAGCTGACGATCCTTCAACGGGGTGAGACCCGGGTCGAGCACGATATAGGATTCGAAATAGAGAATGCGCTCGATGTCCTTGAGCGTCATGTCGAGCAGAAGCCCGATGCGCGAAGGCAGCGATTTCAAAAACCAGATGTGCGCGACCGGGGCGGCGAGCGAAATATGCCCCATCCGCTCGCGCCGCACCCGCGACAACGTAACTTCGACGCCACATTTTTCGCAGATGACACCCTTGTATTTCATCCGCTTATATTTGCCGCAGAGGCATTCATAATCCTTGATCGGACCGAAAATGCGGGCGCAGAAAAGACCGTCGCGTTCAGGTTTGAACGTCCGATAATTGATCGTCTCCGGCTTCTTGATTTCGCCGAAAGACCAGGACAGAATCTTCTCCGGGCTCGCGATCGAAATTTGGATCTGATCGAAAGCCTGCGGTTGTGCGACCGGGCTGAAGAGATTCATGACCTCTTGATTCATTGCCATCTCCTGATGCTTGGGCCTGCGGGGCAACCCGGCTGGCCCTTTGCCGGATACATTTGAAAACGCTCGGCCGGGCGACGCCCGGCCGTTCTGTTCCAGCTTTATTCAGCCGCCTCGGCCGGCGGCAAAGTATTGACAGGCTTGATCGCCGAGGTCAGTTCGACATTGAGGCAAAGCGAACGCATCTCCTTGACCAGCACATTGAAGCTTTCGGGAATGCCGGACTCGAAGGCGTCGTCTCCGCGAACGATCGACTCGTAAACCTTGGTGCGGCCGGCGACGTCATCGGATTTCACCGTCAGCATTTCCTGCAGCGTATAGGCAGCGCCATAAGCCTCCAGCGCCCAGACTTCCATTTCGCCGAAACGCTGCCCGCCAAATTGCGCCTTCCCGCCCAGCGGTTGTTGCGTAACCAGGCTGTAAGGACCAATCGATCGGGCGTGAATCTTATCGTCGACGAGGTGATGCAGCTTCAGCATATAGATGTAGCCGACGGTCACCTTGCGATCGAAAGATTCGCCCGTGCGGCCATCGAAGAGGGTTACCTGACCGGAGGGATCGAGCCCTGCCTGGTGAAGCATTTCCACGATGTCCTTCTCATGCGCGCCGTCGAAAACAGGGGTCGCAATCGGCACGCCGCGGCGCAGATTTTCCCCGAGCTCGACGACGGCCTCGTCATCGAGCGCCGCGATTTCGTCCTTGGCCTCATAGATCTCGACGAGCTTCTTGCGCAGAGGCTTTGTGTCTTTGTCCCGCAAATAGGCATTGACCGTCTCGGCCACCTGTCTGCCAAGACCGGCACAAGCCCAGCCAAGGTGGGTTTCCAGAATTTGCCCGACGTTCATCCGGCTTGGCACCCCGAGCGGATTCAAGACGATATCGACCGGAGTTCCGTCCGCGAGGAAGGGCATGTCTTCCTGCGGCACGATCTTGGAGACGACGCCCTTGTTGCCGTGGCGTCCCGCCATCTTGTCACCAGGTTGAATCTTACGCTTCACCGCGACGAAGACCTTCACCATCTTCATCACGCCGGGCAATAATTCATCGCCGCGTTGCAGCTTCTCCACCTTGTCGAGAAAGCGGCTCTCAAGGCTCTTCTTTGACTCGTCGTATTGCTTACGCATGGCTTCGAGTTCGGCCATCGTCCGATCGTTCTCGATCGCGAAGACCCACCATTGCGAGCGCGGATAATCCTCGATGATTTCCTTGGTCAGCTTGGTGTCCCGCTTGAATCCTTTCGGACCCGCGATCGCCTTCTTGCCATCCAGAACATCCATCAGACGCGCATAGACGTTGCGATCGAGAATCGCGAGCTCATCGTCACGGTCCTTCGCCAGACGTTCGATTTCTTCCCGTTCAATCGCCTGGGCGCGCTCGTCCTTGTCGACGCCATGCCGGTTGAAGACGCGCACTTCCACGATCGTGCCTTGGACACCCGGAGGAACCCGCAGCGACGTATCGCGGACGTCGGATGCCTTCTCGCCGAAAATCGCGCGCAAAAGCTTTTCTTCCGGCGTCATCGGACTTTCGCCCTTGGGGGTGATCTTGCCGACGAGGATATCGCCCGCCTGAACCTCGGCCCCGATATAGACGATCCCGGCTTCGTCGAGATTCTTCAATGCCTCTTCCGAGACATTGGGAATATCCCGGGTGATTTCTTCCGGGCCAAGCTTGGTATCTCGCGCCATGACCTCGAACGCATCGATATGGATCGAGGTGAAGACGTCGTCCTTGACGATCCGTTCATTGAGAAGGATCGAATCCTCGAAATTGTAGCCATTCCACGGCATGAAGGCGACGAGGACATTGCGGCCGAGCGCGAGATCGCCGAGATCGGTCGAAGGACCATCCGCGATGATATCGCCCTTGCGAACGAAATCGCCGACCCGAACCAATGGCTTTTGATTGATGCAGGTCGATTGGTTCGAGCGCTGAAACTTCATCAGCCGATAGATGTCGACACCGGGTTTGGCGGCGTCTGTTTCCTCGGTGGCCCGAACGACGATACGGGTCGCATCGATCTGGTCGACGACGCCGGTCCGCCGCGCGCCGATCGCGGCGCCTGAATCGCGGGCCACGATAGCTTCCATTCCGGTCCCGACCAGAGGCGCGTCAGCCCTGACGAGCGGCACGGCCTGGCGCTGCATGTTCGATCCCATGAGGGCGCGATTGGCGTCGTCGTTTTCCAGGAATGGAATCAGCGCGGCGGCAACCGACACAAGCTGCTTTGGCGACACATCCATGAAATCGACGCGTTCGCGCGGCACCATCAGGACATCGCCGGCATGGCGGCAAACGACGAGATCCTCCGTCAGACCCCGGTCCGCGTCAATCGGTGCATTGGCCTGGGCGACGTAATATTTGCCCTCCTCCATCGCCGAGAGATAGACCACCTCGTCGGTGACGCGGCGGTCCTTGATCCGACGGTACGGCGCCTCGATGAACCCATATTTATTGACCCTCGCAAAGGTCGCGAGGGAATTGATGAGGCCGATATTCGGCCCCTCGGGCGTCTCGATCGGGCAGATACGTCCGTAATGGGTCGGATGGACGTCGCGCACTTCGAAGCCCGCACGCTCGCGCGTCAGGCCGCCCGGACCAAGCGCCGAGAGCCGGCGCTTGTGGGTGATCTCGGACAAAGGATTGGTCTGATCCATGAACTGCGACAATTGCGACGAGCCAAAGAACTCGCGCACCGAGGCGGCCGCGGGTTTAGCATTGATCAGATCCTGCGGCATGACCGTGTCGATATCGACCGAGGACATGCGTTCCTTGATCGCCCGCTCCATACGCAGCAGGCCCAGCCGATACTGGTTTTCCATGAGCTCGCCGACCGAACGCACCCGGCGGTTGCCAAGGTGATCGATGTCGTCGATTTCGCCGCGGCCGTCCCGCAGATCGACCAGCGCCCGCATGACCGCAATAATGTCTTCCTTGCGCAATGTGCGGACCGTATCTTCGGCATCGAGATCCAAACGCATGTTCATTTTGACCCGGCCGACGGCGGACAGATCATAGCGCTCCGGATCGAAAAACAGCGAATGGAACATCGCTTCCGCTGTATCCAGCGTCGGCGGTTCGCCGGGCCGCATCACGCGGTAAATATCAAACAAGGCCTCCTCGCGGGAGCTGTTCTTATCGACGGCAAGCGTATTGCGAATGTAGGGGCCGATGTTGACATGGTCGATATCGAGGATCGGCAGTTCCGTGAAACCAGTCTCGATCAGCAGCGCCAAGGATTTAGCGGTAATCTCGTCGCCAGCCTCGGCAAAGATTTCACCCGTCGCGGGGTTGTAAAGGTCGGAAGCAATATATTGACCGTGCAGATCCTCGTCGTGCGCGCGCAGGAATTTCACGCCCCGCTCGGAAAGCAGGCGCGCTGTGCGGACAGTCAGTTTCTTGCCGGCTTCGAGGACGACTTCGCCGGTATCGGCATCGAGCAGATCGAGGGCCGCCTTCATGCCTTTCATGCGATCGGGATCGAACGGCAGACGCCAGCCGTCCTTGTCCCGTATAAAGGTGATGGTCTTATAGAAGGTCGAAAGAATTTCTTCGCCATCCATGCCCAAGGCATAGAGGATCGACGTCGCTGGAATCTTCCTGCGCCGATCGATGCGCGCATAGACAATGTCCTTGGCGTCGAATTCGATATCGAGCCAGGAGCCCCGATAGGGGATGATACGAGCGGCGAACAAAAGCTTGCCGGACGAATGGCTCTTGCCTTTGTCGTGATCGAAGAACACGCCGGGTGACCGGTGCATCTGCGAAACGATGACCCTCTCGGTCCCATTGACGACGAAGGTCCCGTTCATCGTCATCAAGGGAATGTCGCCCATGTAGACATCCTGCTCCTTGATGTCCTTGACCGAGCGAGCGGCGGTTTCCGGATCCACATCGAACACGATGAGCCGCAGGGTCACTTTGAGCGGCGCGGCGAAGGTCATGCCGCGCTGACGGCACTCGTCGACATCATATTTCGGCGGCTCGAATTCATATTTTACAAATTCGAGCAAAGCGGCATTAGAAAAATCGGAGATCGGGAAAACCGACTTGAAAACCGATTGCAATCCCTCGTCGGGACGACCGCCCTGCGGCTCGTCAACCAATAAAAACTGGTCATAGGATGCTTTTTGAACTTCGATAAGGTTCGGCATTTCCGCGACTTCGCGAATATGACCGAAAAATTTACGAATACGCTTACGGCCGGTGAACGTCTGCGCCATATTTTGAGCCATGTCGCTCCTCGCACCTCGTGTAATAGCGATTTTCTCGCGCGAAAATTCGCTCAACCCGCATCCAGCCGGGGCGCTGGAGGGGCAGGACGTTTGTCAGCCCCAAGCGTTCGCGGCGCATTCACCGCGAACTAATATGCCAGAGTCCGAACATATGTTTTTGCAAAGCAACATGCGTTTCAAGCGGGAGGCGGTCCCAAGCTTTCGGATGGGACCGCCTGCCCTACAAAAATAAGGATCGCCGAGGCGATCACGCCGCAATCACTTAAGCTCCACTTTGGCACCCGCTTTCTCGAGGGCTGCCTTGATCTTCTCAGCTTCTTCCTTCGTTGCGCCTTCCTTGACGGGCTTGGGAGCGGCTTCAACCAGATCCTTTGCCTCCTTAAGGCCGAGTCCGGTCGCGGCGCGCACTTCCTTAATGACTTCGATTTTCTTGTCGCCGATGGCCGCGAGGACGACAGTAAATTCGGTCTGCTCCTCGGCTGGCGCCGCGGCCGCGCCAGCTGCGGGACCGGCGGCGACGGCAACTGCCGCGGCGGCGGAAACGCCCCATTTTTCTTCGAGTAGCTTGGCGAGTTCGGCGGCTTCCAGCACAGTGAGGCTCGACAGATCCTCGACGATCTTTTCAAGATTGGCCATTTTCAGTTCCTTCGATGAGGTCAAAATCTACAATGAGTGTCCGTTCAAGATCACGCCGCTAGACGGCGTCTTTTTCGGCATAGGCCGCAACCACGCGGGCAAGCTTGGCAGCTGGCGCGGTGGTGAGCTGTGCGAGCTTCG encodes:
- the rpoC gene encoding DNA-directed RNA polymerase subunit beta' codes for the protein MNQEVMNLFSPVAQPQAFDQIQISIASPEKILSWSFGEIKKPETINYRTFKPERDGLFCARIFGPIKDYECLCGKYKRMKYKGVICEKCGVEVTLSRVRRERMGHISLAAPVAHIWFLKSLPSRIGLLLDMTLKDIERILYFESYIVLDPGLTPLKDRQLLNEDDYLRAQDEYGQDSFTALIGAEAIRDILRNMNLPAIAESLKIEIAESTTDLKPKKLAKRLKIIEAFMHSGNKPEWMILTEVPVIPPDLRPLVPLDGGRFATSDLNDLYRRVINRNNRLKRLIELRAPDIIVRNEKRMLQEAVDALFDNGRRGRVITGANKRPLKSLADMLKGKQGRFRQNLLGKRVDYSGRSVIVVGPDLKLHQCGLPKKMALELFKPFIYSRLDAKGLSATVKQAKKLVEKEKPEVWDILDEVIREHPVMLNRAPTLHRLGIQAFEPKLIEGKAIQLHPLVCAAFNADFDGDQMAVHVPLSLEAQLEARVLMMSTNNILHPANGQPIIVPSQDIVLGLYYVSLMRDGEPGQGMAFADMGEIEHALHAKAVTLHTRVKGRAWTFDAEGQRVSKIFETTPGRMILGQLLPHHIKIPFDVVNKLMTKKEISNMIDIVYRNCGQKETVIFCDRIMALGFREAFKAGISFGKDDMVVPETKPRIIAETGALAKEYEQQYNDGLITQGEKYNKVVDVWMKCSDKLAEEMMARISSVEKDDLGRDKPINSIYMMSHSGARGSPTQMKQLAAMRGLMTKPSGEIIETPIISNFKEGLTVLEYFNSTHGARKGLADTALKTANSGYLTRRLVDVAQDSIITTTDCGTENGIRMRAIIDAGQIVASLATRILGRTTAEDLKEASGAIIVAAGEMIQEWHIDRINAAGIQEVKIRSVLTCEAKNGVCGKCYGRDLARGTPVNMGEAVGVIAAQSIGEPGTQLTMRTFHIGGAAQIADQSFIESNFEGVVKIRNRHLARNSEGDLMVMARNVAIVVEGPDGVERAVHRIQYGARLKVDDGDKIKRGQRIAEWDPYTRPILTEVPGTIGFEDLVEGASLTETIDEATGIAKRVVIDWRLNQRSVTLKPTILIKSPDGKIAKLQRGGDARYALPVDSIIAVDPGSSVQAGDIIARISMDSAKTRDITGGLPRVAELFEARRPKDHAIIAEASGTVQFGRDYKNKTRISIIPNEEGSEPIEYLIPKGKHIHLQDGDVVEKGDYIVDGNPAPHDILAIKGVEELAAYLVNEIQEVYRLQGVSINDKHIEVIVRQMLQKVDIVDPGDTEFLSGEQVDQVELEEANNRALEAGKKPASGTPVLLGITKASLQTRSFISAASFQETTRVLTEAAVNGKADTLEGLKENVIVGRLIPAGTGAAMAKLRRVATMRDEMILAQKAQSAAAATPTPLPLLEQPRVPVEE
- the rpoB gene encoding DNA-directed RNA polymerase subunit beta, whose product is MAQNMAQTFTGRKRIRKFFGHIREVAEMPNLIEVQKASYDQFLLVDEPQGGRPDEGLQSVFKSVFPISDFSNAALLEFVKYEFEPPKYDVDECRQRGMTFAAPLKVTLRLIVFDVDPETAARSVKDIKEQDVYMGDIPLMTMNGTFVVNGTERVIVSQMHRSPGVFFDHDKGKSHSSGKLLFAARIIPYRGSWLDIEFDAKDIVYARIDRRRKIPATSILYALGMDGEEILSTFYKTITFIRDKDGWRLPFDPDRMKGMKAALDLLDADTGEVVLEAGKKLTVRTARLLSERGVKFLRAHDEDLHGQYIASDLYNPATGEIFAEAGDEITAKSLALLIETGFTELPILDIDHVNIGPYIRNTLAVDKNSSREEALFDIYRVMRPGEPPTLDTAEAMFHSLFFDPERYDLSAVGRVKMNMRLDLDAEDTVRTLRKEDIIAVMRALVDLRDGRGEIDDIDHLGNRRVRSVGELMENQYRLGLLRMERAIKERMSSVDIDTVMPQDLINAKPAAASVREFFGSSQLSQFMDQTNPLSEITHKRRLSALGPGGLTRERAGFEVRDVHPTHYGRICPIETPEGPNIGLINSLATFARVNKYGFIEAPYRRIKDRRVTDEVVYLSAMEEGKYYVAQANAPIDADRGLTEDLVVCRHAGDVLMVPRERVDFMDVSPKQLVSVAAALIPFLENDDANRALMGSNMQRQAVPLVRADAPLVGTGMEAIVARDSGAAIGARRTGVVDQIDATRIVVRATEETDAAKPGVDIYRLMKFQRSNQSTCINQKPLVRVGDFVRKGDIIADGPSTDLGDLALGRNVLVAFMPWNGYNFEDSILLNERIVKDDVFTSIHIDAFEVMARDTKLGPEEITRDIPNVSEEALKNLDEAGIVYIGAEVQAGDILVGKITPKGESPMTPEEKLLRAIFGEKASDVRDTSLRVPPGVQGTIVEVRVFNRHGVDKDERAQAIEREEIERLAKDRDDELAILDRNVYARLMDVLDGKKAIAGPKGFKRDTKLTKEIIEDYPRSQWWVFAIENDRTMAELEAMRKQYDESKKSLESRFLDKVEKLQRGDELLPGVMKMVKVFVAVKRKIQPGDKMAGRHGNKGVVSKIVPQEDMPFLADGTPVDIVLNPLGVPSRMNVGQILETHLGWACAGLGRQVAETVNAYLRDKDTKPLRKKLVEIYEAKDEIAALDDEAVVELGENLRRGVPIATPVFDGAHEKDIVEMLHQAGLDPSGQVTLFDGRTGESFDRKVTVGYIYMLKLHHLVDDKIHARSIGPYSLVTQQPLGGKAQFGGQRFGEMEVWALEAYGAAYTLQEMLTVKSDDVAGRTKVYESIVRGDDAFESGIPESFNVLVKEMRSLCLNVELTSAIKPVNTLPPAEAAE
- a CDS encoding 50S ribosomal protein L7/L12 gives rise to the protein MANLEKIVEDLSSLTVLEAAELAKLLEEKWGVSAAAAVAVAAGPAAGAAAAPAEEQTEFTVVLAAIGDKKIEVIKEVRAATGLGLKEAKDLVEAAPKPVKEGATKEEAEKIKAALEKAGAKVELK